The DNA window GCTCCGCTGTGACATCCCACGAGAAAGTTTCTGCGTGCGAGCGACATTGCTCGGGTGTGGGCAGCTCGCCGTTGAGGGCGGACACAATGCGCGCGCCGAGTGTGTCGGCATCGCGAGCGGGCACGATCAGCGAAGAATCCAGTCCGCGTACCGAATCCGGCAGTCCACCGCAGTCGGTGACGATCGGCGCGCGGCCAGCGGCCAGAGATTCCAGGGCGATGAGGCCGAATCCTTCCAGGGCAGTCGTCGGGACAACAGTCAGTTCGGCCTGTTCGTACAGGTCGGTGAGCTGTTTGTCATCGACGTTGCCCGCGAACGTGATCGAATCGCCGAGCCCCGCGCCCGCGGCTTGGGCGCGCAATTCGCCTTCGGCGGTACCGGTTCCGACGAGGACCAGGCGGGCGTCCGGGTGTTCGGCGACTACCCCCGGCCAGCAGCGCAGCAAGGTGTCGATGCCCATGCGGCGTTCGAGTCTGCGCACGCACAGGACCGTTCGGTGCGCACCGGTCGGTATCGGCGTAGCGCGGAAACGGGTCAGATCGACGCCGGGCGGGATCACCTGGATCCGTTCGGCCGGTACCCGGTAGTCCGCGCTCAGCACCTCGCGGAAGTGGTTGGACAGCACCACGAATCGGTCCGCGCCCGCATATCTGACCCGCTCGATCAGATATTTCGCTCTCGTACCGAGCTCGCCCTGTCCGGTCAGCCGGCTCTCCGCGGCCCACGGTCCGTGGAAGTGCACGACCAACGGCACCCGGCCGTCCCGCGCGAACGCCGCCGGACCGTATAGGGCGAAATGCCGATCCAGCACATCCGCGCGGCGCAGGTCGGCCCGCTCCAGAAATGCGGAGCGGGCCCGGTCGATGGTCGAACCGCCGGTTCGCCCCCAGGAACGCGCGCCGGGCGGATCGTCGGGGGAGACCGCACCGAACGCGGCCGCCGAGACCGTCACCCCCGGTTGCCGCGCGAGTGCGTGGAACAGTTCGGTGAAGTACCGATTGAGTCCGCCGGGGGCCGATGCGAACCACTCCGAACCCGTCATATGCACACGCAATGCCCCGGCCACTGCCGTCACCGCGCCCCCTACTCCTGGCGATGCTGGGGCGAGTTTGCTGCCCGAACCCGCTTCCCGCGCAACAGTCTATGTGAGTTGCGGTGTTCCGGCGGGGGTCGAGATCAACTGTGATCAGGGCGAACGACCAGTTCGCTACGCGGTCGCTGCTGACCATTTCGAGTGACCTGCAAGCAGTCACTGCTGACCATTTCGAGTGACCTGCAAGCAGTCACTACGGTAGATCGAACAGATTCGGCTGCCCGGACCGATATCGCGCGGCATCCATCTGCCGGAACGGCTCGAACGCCGGAATCGAATCGCGAGTGAACAGCTGAGCGCGTGCGGCATTGGAGCCGGACGCGCCCAGCAGCGCGTTCACCGCGGTCCGACCCGCCTCGTTCGCCCCCTCCATCGTGGTACTGGCCACTTCGCCGGAGCGTCGTTGCGCGCGGTCTACGGTGGCCAGATATCCAAGCGGCCAACGGATTAGCGTTGCGCGGCCGGTCTCGACAGCTCCGATTCGGACATTCGCGACGTGGTGTTCGGCCAGGTGGCCGACGGCACCCGGGTGGGGTAAATTTCACATCGAGTTCGTGCCCGGCACGGACCGACCCGCGGGGGACCGGCGGGAGGACTGAGGGACTGTGGGGACCGAGGGCTCGGTAGCCGAACGTATCGCCGTCGACGAGCGCGAGATCCGAGTGCTCGTCGAGAACGGCGAGTACTGGCTGCGCAACCGTGGTGATATCGCGATGATGGTCGTCACCGTCGATCGGATCCGGGCGCGCTGGCCCCGGGCGCGCATCGGTGTACTGACCCATCAGCCCAGCGTATTGCGGGGTTTGTTACCGGAGGCGGAGCCGATCAGCGGACCCGATTGGAGCTGGGGCGCCGAAGGCTGGCACGGGCTGCTGACGCGGACCGCGGGCACGAAAGTGGTCGGACCGGCGGCGTTGTGGTGGCGGGCGACCACGGACGGACCGAAGGATCGGCTGCGCGCGATCCGCACGCGCGCTCGCGGCGATACCGACACCACCGAGCAGTGCGTGGTCGCACCGGAACTCGAGTTTCCGGTGGAGATCCCGGCGGCGGTCGAACAGGCCTCGCTGGTGCTCGCGAACGGCGGCGGCTATATGACCGATGTCGACCGCTACCAGGCGCACCGCACCCTCAACCTGCTCGAACATGCCTGCGCGCTCGGCATTCCGACCGCCCTGATCGGTCAGGGCATGGGCCCCATGCGCGACCCGTACTTGTTACGCCGGGCCGCCGAGGTGCTGCCGAAGGTCGATTTCGTGGCGCTGCGCGAGGGGCGGCGCGGCCCGGAGTTGCTCGGTACGTTCGGCGTCACATCCGATCGAGTCCTGGTCACCGGCGACGACGCGGTCGAATTCGCCTATCGCAGCCGCGATGCCAGGATCGGCGCCGATATCGGCGTGTGTCTGCGCGTCGCGGACTACGCGCAGGTCAGCGCGGAAGCGCAGGCGATTGTCGGAGAGGTTGTCCGCACCCGCGCCGCGGAATTGGACGCCGGGCTGGTGCCGCTGATCATCTCCGAATACGCCTCCGAGGATCGGCTCTCGACGTTGCCGCTGCTGGCGGGTGCGATCAAGCCGCAGCCGCCGGTCGGTCGTGGCGGCACCGCGCAGGAGGTGGCCCGCCAGGTCGGGCAGTGCCGGGTGCTGGTGACCAGCGCCTACCATCTGGCCGTCTTCGCACTCGCGCAGGGTATTCCGGCCGTCGGCATCACCGCCTCGGAGTACTACGACGATAAATTCCACGGACTGGCGCAGATGTTCGGGGCGGGTCTGCGGGTGGTGCATCTGAACGATCCCAAACTGGAACAAGAACTGACCATGGCGGTCGACGAGCTGTGGGACGATGCACCTGCGCTCCGAGATCCGCTGCAACAGCGCGCCGTCGAACAGATCGACGCCGGCCGTAGTGGACTGGAACGAGTGTTCGGATTGGTGGAAAGTGGACCGGTTCGGCCGGTCCCTCGATCAGGGGGTTAACGCTTCTCTCGCCTGAAGGCGGGAGATTTCACGCTCGGACCGCAACCGGACCAGCCACCCGAGGGAGGTGATCGGATTGTCTGACGTCGTCAACACGTGTGTGGCCGCGCTCTGCCACAGCCAGAATCACTCTGGCGGCGTTCTGATCCCGACAGGCGGTAAACCCGCAGCCGTGGCACCGGAAGATTCGTTCGGCGAGTCCGAGGGGCTGCTTGGCTCTCGCGAAACACCTCGAACACGTCATCGTCGTATAAGCGGGCCGCACCAACACCACCCTCCGGCCGGCCCGCATACCACGCTCGATCAATTCGGTCTTCGCCGCGCCGATAGCCGCATCGGCGGCCTTACGCGCCAGCGTGGATTTGGCCAGAAACTTCGGCGTGAAGTCCTCCACCGCGATCAAACCATGGTGGTCGACAACGCTTTTCGCCCACACCCGCGCATCATGCCGGGTTTGACGGGCAGCCTTGATGTGCAGCTTCGCGGCCTCGCGGGCCGCCCGGTGATACCCCCTCGACTGCGGGCCGCGTTTACTGCGGCGACGCCTAGCCATCTTGCGTTGCGCCCGCGCGAGTTCGGCGGCACAGCGTGCACGATGTCCGCGATAGGGCAGATCGAACGACGGGTCGGTGGTCGTAGCCGTGGCACGCACACCCCAGTCGATCCCGATCGTGCTCTCGGCCACGGGTGCGGGATCGACGGTGCGGCGCACGACGAACGAGGCATACCAGTGCCCGAGCGAATCTCGAGTGACGCGCACGCTGGTCGGTTCGGACGGCAACTCCCGCGACCACACCACCGGAATGCTCACCCCTTTGGCCAGCACGAGCCGCCCGTCGCGGAGGCTGAACCCACGCTTCGTGTACTCCAGCGACAGCGCGGACGTCTTGCGGGGTTTGAACACCGGCCGACCCCGGCCCTTGACGGTGAACGACTGAGCAAGCGCCTGCGCATACGTTCGCAGCGTCTGCTGCTGGGCGACCTGCGAACCCTCCCGCAACCACACGCTCCCCGCGCGGGCCGCGGTCAAGAGCTTGCCCAGTGTGCCGTACGTCGGCTTGTTGCCCGACTTCTGTTGGTGGACAGCCTCATTCCACAGGAACCGGCAGCGATGCCACTCGGCCAGCAAAATCGACTGCGCGGCGCGGCCCGGCCGCAGCCGATAGTTGTACCGCACCACCTCCTCCATGCCCGCGAATCTAGCCGACACCACCGACACATCACCCCGACCCAACAACCTCGATTAGGAGGACGGCGCTTGCTCACCCTCGCGAACGATAGAGTCTCCGCGCCCAACATCCGATGACGACGCTGTCGGTATGCGTTCCGGCCTATAACTCTGGCCGGACGCTCGCCACGACACTGCGGTCGGTCCTCGACCAGGACGCGGAATTCGAACTGGTCGTTCTGGACAACGCGAGTACGGACGACACGTCGGAGATCGCGAAATCGTTCGACGATCCGCGAATCCGGTTGTTGCGCAACGACACCGTGCTCCCGATCGGTGAGAACTGGGACAAGGCGATCCGTGCCTGCACCGGTCAGCTGATCAAGGTCGTCTGCGCCGATGACGTGCTGCGGCCCGATGCGCTCAGTACGCAACTCGCGGTGATGTCCGATCCGTCGATCGCGATCTCCTCCAGTCGCTTCGAGGTGATCGATGAGGACGGCGAGGTGCTGGAGTCCGGACTCGGCCTGGCCGGTCTGGCAGGTCGGCAGACGCCGCGGGCGTTGGCGCGCACCATTGTCCGTCGCGGACCAGCGGATTTCGGGCCGACCGCCGCGGCGATGTTCTACCGCGAGCACTACAACCGCGTCGGCGGATTGCGCGGCGATCTGGTGTTCCCGATGGATGTGGACCTGTTCGCGCGGGTCTCGTCGTTCGGCGTCTTCTTCGGTATGACCGAAATCCTGGCCGCCTGGCGCAATTCATCGTTCAACCTGTGCAGCCAAACCTCCACGGTAAGCAAGCTGACCGATATGTATCGCTTCCACCACCGCATCGCCAGCGACTATCCGGAGCTGGTGCATCGCGGCGATGTGCTGGCCGGTGACGCGCGGTTGGCCAAGGCGGCGTGGCACCGCCTGCGGGTGCGCACCGTCGCGACCGTCCGTCACCGCCCGGACCTGCTCGTCTGACGCCGTAGCTCGCGGTTTCGCCGCCCTGCTCTCGCGGCGTATGACGAATCCGACACCTAAGGGACTATTAACTATTCCGTTGCCGATGCGCGCGGTTCAGCGAGTCGAAGTAGAACGGGGTGGCGGGGACTCGCGGTAGGAAGCGTTGGTGTGGATGATTATTGACCAGGTATCGCACGTGACGGGGCTGGCGGGCACACTTCCGGACGAGCGGGGACGCTTCGGTGCGTTCGGCGGTCGATATGTTCCCGAAGGTTTGATGGCGGCATTGCTGGAGCTGGAAGAGACCTATCTGCTGGCGCGGGCCGATTCCCGATTCAGCGCTGAGCTCGGCGAATTGCTGCGCACCCGGGTGGGCCGTCCGACGCTGCTGCATCAGGTGCCGCGCTTCGCGCAGACGCTGGCGGTGCCGGGTGTGCGGGTGTATCTGAAACGCGAGGATATGACGCATACCGGTGCGCACAAGATCAATAACGCGCTGGGACAGGGTTTGCTGGCCAAGCGGATGGGCAAGACTCGGATCATCGCCGAGACCGGTGCGGGACAGCACGGGGTGGCGGTGGCGACCGTCTGCGCGATGCTCGGCATGACGTGCGTGATCTATATGGGCGCCCACGATATGCGGCGACAGGCTTCTAATGTCATGCGGATGAAACTGCTCGGCGCCGAGGTGCGGGCGGTGGATACCGGCAGTCGCCGGCTCAAGGACGCCATCAGCGAGTCGGTCCGCGATTGGGTGGCCAACCTCGCCACCACCCACTATCTGTTCGGCACCTCGGCTGGGCCGGCGCCGTATCCGATGATCGTGCGCGACCTGCAGACGGTGATCGGTATGGAAACCAGAAACCAGATCTTGCAGGCCGAAGGCCGTCTGCCGGATTACCTGGTCGCGTGTGTCGGCGGCGGGAGCAACGCCATCGGTCTGTTCCACCCCTTCGTCGATGATCCCCTGGTCGAGCTGATCGGCGTCGAGGCCGCGGGCCACGGTGTCGAGACCGGCGACCATGCCGCGACTCTGAGCGCGGGCAGCCCTGGCGAAATGGACGGCGCCTACAGCTATCTCCTGCAGGACGACGACGGACAGATCACCCGGACGCACAGTATCGCCGCGGGCCTGGACTATCCCGGCGTCGGCCCGGAACTGAGCTACCTCAAGGACAACGGCCGCGTCACCTACCGCACGGCCACCGACGCCGTTGCCCTGCACGGCCTGCACACACTCACCCGCACCGAAGGCATCATCGCGGCCCTCGAATCCGCCCACGCCGTCGGCTATTTGCTGGAAATGGCCGAGCACGGCGACCTGCCCGCCGATTCGACGGTCGTACTCGGACTGTCCGGGCGCGGTGACAAGGATCTCGCCATCGCGGCGGAGCGGCTGATCCGGTAAGGCGGCTCGCTGTCGGTGCCGCATGCCAGGATGGCCGGATGAGCCCTGTCGCGACCCAGATCGCTGAGCACACAGTCGAATTGGCGATGGATTACGGCTGCCCGGATACGGCATTCCCGAGGATTCGCCGATGCCCGAGTCGACGGCACCGGTGGATTCGGCGGAGCCGGAATGGATCACCGTCATGGATGCCGAAGGCCCCCGACAAGTCCATATCGATGAACTGAAGGCGGAGGGCGCGGCGGCGCAGCGCGCGCTCTCACGTTCGGTGCCGATGCATCGGTGTTATTCGCCGAGATCGATAGCGAGTTCCTCGAGCGCTGATCACGACTGTCCATAAACCGGTGTGGCGCCCGAAGTCCGGACAAGCTGAGAGGTTTCTGCCGACGCCATCGAACAAGTGGCAACAACGAGGTCGTGCCCTTCGTTCGGTCCCGAGCGTCCGCGCCGGGAGCAGCCGATGGAGACCCGTCCGCTGTCGGCCGCCAAGCGGGGTCACCGGGCTGGCGTCGTCGGGGTAGACGCTGGTGGCCTCAGCGCCACGGCCATCGCCACACGATCCTGCTGCGCCGGCGACGTAACCAGACCACCGGCAAACGAGTCCAGCAGCTCGTCCACGCGCACCAACCCACCGACGGCCATACCCCAACGGTCAGCTAATTGCTTAGCGCAAGTAATCTATGTATAGTTGCGTACCGCAAGTAACTAATATCGTGCTGGGAGTGGGCATGGCAGTGTCATCCAATACGGCTCAGAGTCTGATAAAGGAGCTCTATTTCATGGGCCGGGCGATCCGCGCTGCCCTCTCTCACCCGGAAGAAGGGCACCTGCTTCCAGGCGGTATCGGCGTGCTGGGCTCGCTCGAGGCCAAGGGGCCGTGCCGGCAGGTGGATCTGGCTGTGGACTTGTGTATCAGCCCATCGACATTGAGCAGGCATGTCGCCGAGCTGGTGAGCTCCGGCGACATTGCCCGCCATGCCGATCCCAGCGACGGCCGGGCCACCCTCATCCAAATCACCGACGAAGGACGTGATCTGCTGCGGCGCGTCCAAGTGTCGCGGTCACACGGATTGCAGGCTGCTCTCGCCGATTGGAGCGAGGACGAAGCCGAGCAGGCCGCCATGGTTGTTCAGAAGCTCAGGAAGTCACTGGCCGCAGTTGCGCACCACACCACGGTGGGCGAGTGCCAGCCGGTTTCGACAGAAAGTCAGGAAGTGGATGTCTAATTCAGTCGAGGCGGGGACGCGGCGCGATCCGGACGCGATGACCCATCGTCAAGTCCTGGAAGCCATGACGGGCCTGCTGGCAGCGCTGTTCACGGCGCTGCTCAGCACCACGATCGTGGCGACCGCGCTGCCCACGATCATCGGCGACCTGGAGGGGTCGCAGACCGCATACGCCTGGGTCATCACCACGGCGCTGCTGGCCAACGCCGCGTCCACCCCGATCTGGGGCAAGTTCGCCGATCTGTTCAACAAGAAGCTGTTGGTTCAGTCGGCCATCGTCATCTTCGTCGTCGGTTCGGTGATCGCAGGCGTCGCGGGCAACGTGCCCATGCTGTTGGCGGCACGCGTCATCCAGGGCATCGGCATGGGCGGGTTGACCGCGCTCGTCGTCGCGATCATCGGCTCCATCGTCTCGCCGCGTGAACGCGGACGCTACTCCGGCTACATGGGCGCCGTGATGGCGGTTTCGATGTCCGGCGGACCCATCCTCGGCGGCGTCATCGTCGACAGTCCGCTCGGCTGGCGCTGGTGCTTCTTCGTGTGTGTGCCCCTGGCCGTGATCGCGCTGGTGCTGTTGCAGCGGACCTTGCGGCTGCCCACCGAGCGCAAGGATGGGGTGTCGATCGACTGGCTCGGCGCCGCCCTGCTGACCGGCGGTGTGTCGGTGCTGCTCGTCTGGGTGTCGTTCGCAGGGAAGGCGGACTACTACGCGTGGTTCTCCCGCGAATCGGCTCTGTATGTCGCCGCGGGCGTGTTGCTGCTGCTCGCGACCGTGGGGGTCGAATCCCGAGCCAAGTCGCCGATCATCCCGCTGTCGATCGTCAGCGAACGCACCACCGGTCTGGCGATCATCGCCTCGATCGCGGTCGGAATCGGCATGTTCGGTGCGACCACCTTCCTGGGCCAATACTTCCAGACCGCGCGCGGATACTCACCGACTGTGGCCGGTGTGCTGACCATCCCGCTGGTCATGGGCATGCTCGTCGGGTCGACCGGCTCCGGACAGCTGATCACCCGATTCGGGAAGTGGAAGGGGTTCGTCGTCGCCGGTGGTGCGCTGTTGGTGGTCGGGTTCGGGCTGCTCTCGACGATCGATCACGCCACGAGCCTGTGGCTGGTCGGTATATACATCGCTATTGTCGGGCTCGGCGTCGGCATGATGATGCAGAACCTGGTGCTGGCCGTGCAGAACACCGTGAGCGTGCACAACATCGGCGCGGCGTCGAGCAGCGTCGCCTTCTTCCGCACGTTCGGCGGCGCGATCGGCGTCTCGGTGCTGGGGTCGGTGCTGGCTACCCGAGTGAGCGAGCTCTCGGCAGAGGGTATCGCCAGGCTCGGTGTGACGACTAGGTCCTCCGGCGGCAGCAACCTGAACCTCGATGCCTTGCCGAGACCGATAGCCACGATCGTGCGCGCCTCCTACGGTGATGCGACCGGCCGGATCTTCCTCATCGCCGCGGCGGCGGCGGTCGTCGCCCTCATCGCGACCGCGCTGCTGCCGAACCGTCCGCTGCGCCGCACGATCGACATCGATCCTGCCGCCGACCCGACCACGGAAAAGTCTCCGTCGCAGGACATTCCGACGGCCGCGGACGACATGGCATCACTGGATGCCGAACTGGCTGCATTCGCGGAGTCGAGCTGGGACGAAAACGAACTCTGGGAAGACGCCGAGCGGGTGTTGTCCGAGCCTGAACCGGTGTCTGCCGCGTCGGTCGGGCGGCATTCGTCGGTGGAACAGAACGGTCATCGTGTGTACCAGGTCGATCCGTCGTCGCAGACCGGTCTGTCGACGGGCGGGTTGTCCGGGTCGGACTTCGACGGTGGGACGTTAGGTGGTCGCGTCCACCGTGAGGACGGTCGTCCGGTGCCGAGTGCGGTGTTGACGTTGATCGATCAGGGTGGCCGTCAGGTCGCGCGGGCGAGCGGTGCTGGTGATGGTGGTTACGCGATCAGTGCGCCGGAGGTGGGTAGCTATGTGTTGATCGTGTCGGCGATGGGGCACCAGCCGGCCGCAGTCAATGTGTCGGTCGGTCAGCGGCCCCAACGGCTGGATGTGACCATGGTGGGTTCCGGTGAGTTGTCGGGTGTGGTCCGTACCGCCGGCCACGGTGTGCCGTTGTCGGGTGCGACCGTCACGTTGACCGATTTGCGTGGTGAGGTGGTCGGGGCGGCTGTCACGGGCGGCGACGGCACCTACGTGTGTCACGGTGTGGTGTCGGGTGTCTATACCTTGGTCGCGGTCGCTGAGCATATGCGGCCCAGTGCGACCACATTGACGGTGCCGGACAGTGGTGTGTTGCGTCATGACATCGAGTTGGCTGCGATGGCGGTGCTTGCCGGGTCTGCGTGGGCCGACGGCGGCCGGGCGGTGCCGGATGTGCTGGTCAGTGTGCTCGATGCGGCGGGTGAGGTGACCGCGACGGCACGGACCGACGAGAACGGCTGCTATGTCGTGACCGATCTGCTCGAAGGGCAGTACACCGTGGTTGCTCGTGGTTACCCGCCGGTGACCGGGCAGGTCACTGTGTCCGGTGGCGAGGTCGCCTACGATGTGCGGCTCGGTTACGAGCCTGGGGATCGTTGATGAGTGGGTTGACCGGTCGTGTTCGCACCGCGGAGGGGTGGCCGGTGCCGGATGCGGTGTTGACGGTGACGGATATGAGGGGGCGCCAGATCGCCCGTGCGGTCGTCGATGAGACCGGGGCGGTGGGCACCGAGCTGTTGCCTGCGGGTGTTCATACCGCGGTGCTCACTGCTGTCGGGTTCGGGCCGGTGGCGCGGACCGTGCAGATCTCATCGGTGGGGACGGGTGTGCTCGGTGAGGTGGTGTTGGTGCCGGTGGTGGGGGCGGTGGCGTCGCCGCCGCCGGGGCCGTGGACGATCGATCCGGTGCATTCGACGGTGATCGCAACTGCGCGTCATCTGGGTATTGCGAGTATCAAGGCCCGATTCGCGGAGGTGAGTGGGCGGCTCGATATTGCTGAGCCGTTCGAGCGGTCCACGGGGCACGCGGAGATCAAGGCGGCGGGTATCGATACCGGTATCTCGATGCGTGACAATCACCTGCGTTCGCCGGAGTTCTTGGATGTCGACAGTTATCCGATGATCACTTTCACCGGCAGCGGGTTGCGTCGTACCGGTGGTGACACCTGGGTGATGTCGGGTGAGCTGACCCTGCACGGGCAGCGTCGCTCGGTCGATCTCGAGGTGACCTATGGTGGGTTCGGAGCGGATCCGTGGGGTGGTGTGCGTGCCGCGTTCCACGCCGAAACACTATTGCACCGCAACGACTTCGCGATCGATTACAGTGCGGTCGTGCGCGCGGGAGTGGCCGCCATCGGCACCACCGTCAAACTCGAACTCGACATCGAAGTCGTACAAGGCGAGCAGCTACCCGCAATCTAGGTAACTGTCGCCGAAATATCTTGTACCGGAAGAGCTTTGGTCGAATAGCGAGAGAATTTTCCGGCCAACCGGACCGTGGTCGTGCTTCGCCGGCGCAACTCGGCCGTGCGCATCGCGCGCAACGGCACCGGGCCCAGCCCGCAACTCGGCCTCGTGGGGCCGGCCAATCTCGTGGCTGACCGGCTACCGCCGACTCGAGCTGCATTGACCGGTGTCCGACCAACCCACACGGGTTGTCAGACACGCTTTCAGATCGTCCAGAGGCGGCCGTAGGTGTAGACCGCGTCGCCGTTGGCGCTGATCACCCGGACGAACGGGCGGATCGTGGTCTGGCCGAGGACACCGGTGACGGTGCCGTGGAATCCGGACATGCGAATGAATCCCTCGACACCGGAGACATCGCCGCCGGTGCATTCGAAGGTTTGGATGCCGGGGCCGAAGCCGACCTCGAGCTCCACGCCGGCGCGGGGGATCAGGTCGAAGAGCCTGAGTCCGCCGCCTTCGGTACCGCCGAGATCGAGACCGAGACCCGGTGTGTACCACTGGAACTTGATCCGCCCGCTGAAGGTCGCGGGGTAGCCGACCTGGTAGCCGATGGTGATGTGGCCCGACCAGTCCTGCGCGTTCGGTCCGGAGACCCGGTAGGAGGCCTCACCATTGTGGAACCACTCGCGGGTCAGTGGATTTCCGTCCAGCGGTGGCACGAAGTCGATCCGGGTGTCGGATTGGATCGCCTCGACCGTGCGGTCCTGTCGGTCGATGATCTGACTGGAGCTGTCTATCGCCGCGGTAGCGGTGCCGGTGGTGCAGGCCAGACCCGAGACCAGCACCGAGGCCAGGATGAACGCACGCAGACTCCGGTTACGGAGTGTGTTTTCCCTCATCAGTATTTCCCTTTGTCAACCAGAAGAGCAGATGTCCTAGCAACAAACCCGCGCGGCGCCGACGACAAGCTCACTGTTGGCGCAGCGATTTCAAGGCAGGATGTCACCGCCCTTCCGCGGGGCCGGCCGGATCGTCGACGACCCAGCGGCCGTCGAGTTCGGGAAACCTGGCGCGGACCTCCGGGAGCAGGTCGCGCAGCGTCAACAGCACGAAATCCGGCCTGGCCGAGATGAGTTCGGTCGGCGAGATGATCGGTATATCGGTGCCGGGCATGCGGCGGCCGTGTTTGGCGGGCGAGGCGTCGGCGACCGCGGCGATCAGCCCGCGGTGCACCCCGGCGAGGCTGAACAGCGCGACCGCACGCGATGCCGCGCCATAGGCATAGACGCGCTTGTGGCGCGCGGCCAGGGCTTCGAGCCAGCGGCGCAATAGCCGGGCATGCTGGTCGGTAGTGTACTGCAGGCTTTGTAGCGCGACGAGATCGGTCTGTGCGGATTCGGCGGCTCGGATGGCGCGCGCCGCGGCGTCCGGCTCGGCCGCACCGTGCACCGCGCCGATCAGCACGGTGCCGCCGTACAGGTCGAACGGCCACGCCCGCACCACGCTCATGTCCGCGAACCGCAACAGCCGCTGCAACGCATCCAGCGAATAGTAGGCGAAGTGCCCGTGCCGCAACGCATTCCATTGACCCGAGCCGACAATGGTCGCCAGCGAGTGATATTGCAGCAGCAGCAGACCCGTCGGCGCGGTCGCCGCGGCCCGCTCCAGAATCGCGGCACGCTGATCCGGCTCGTGCATGATGCCGAAGCAGTCCAGGACCACATCGGCGACGTCCCCGACGGTCTCGAAGCCACGCTCGGCGAGCAGCGGCAGCCAGCTGCCGCCGTGCGGACTGCCGAATTCGCGTACCGTGCGCCCGCGCAACAACCCGGCCCGCGCGACTCGTGCCACCGCATCGACGGCTTGATCTCGCAACGCCTG is part of the Nocardia sp. NBC_00565 genome and encodes:
- a CDS encoding glycosyltransferase family 4 protein, which encodes MTGSEWFASAPGGLNRYFTELFHALARQPGVTVSAAAFGAVSPDDPPGARSWGRTGGSTIDRARSAFLERADLRRADVLDRHFALYGPAAFARDGRVPLVVHFHGPWAAESRLTGQGELGTRAKYLIERVRYAGADRFVVLSNHFREVLSADYRVPAERIQVIPPGVDLTRFRATPIPTGAHRTVLCVRRLERRMGIDTLLRCWPGVVAEHPDARLVLVGTGTAEGELRAQAAGAGLGDSITFAGNVDDKQLTDLYEQAELTVVPTTALEGFGLIALESLAAGRAPIVTDCGGLPDSVRGLDSSLIVPARDADTLGARIVSALNGELPTPEQCRSHAETFSWDVTAERHLTMYQELKR
- a CDS encoding polysaccharide pyruvyl transferase family protein, producing MGTEGSVAERIAVDEREIRVLVENGEYWLRNRGDIAMMVVTVDRIRARWPRARIGVLTHQPSVLRGLLPEAEPISGPDWSWGAEGWHGLLTRTAGTKVVGPAALWWRATTDGPKDRLRAIRTRARGDTDTTEQCVVAPELEFPVEIPAAVEQASLVLANGGGYMTDVDRYQAHRTLNLLEHACALGIPTALIGQGMGPMRDPYLLRRAAEVLPKVDFVALREGRRGPELLGTFGVTSDRVLVTGDDAVEFAYRSRDARIGADIGVCLRVADYAQVSAEAQAIVGEVVRTRAAELDAGLVPLIISEYASEDRLSTLPLLAGAIKPQPPVGRGGTAQEVARQVGQCRVLVTSAYHLAVFALAQGIPAVGITASEYYDDKFHGLAQMFGAGLRVVHLNDPKLEQELTMAVDELWDDAPALRDPLQQRAVEQIDAGRSGLERVFGLVESGPVRPVPRSGG
- a CDS encoding RNA-guided endonuclease InsQ/TnpB family protein, with product MEEVVRYNYRLRPGRAAQSILLAEWHRCRFLWNEAVHQQKSGNKPTYGTLGKLLTAARAGSVWLREGSQVAQQQTLRTYAQALAQSFTVKGRGRPVFKPRKTSALSLEYTKRGFSLRDGRLVLAKGVSIPVVWSRELPSEPTSVRVTRDSLGHWYASFVVRRTVDPAPVAESTIGIDWGVRATATTTDPSFDLPYRGHRARCAAELARAQRKMARRRRSKRGPQSRGYHRAAREAAKLHIKAARQTRHDARVWAKSVVDHHGLIAVEDFTPKFLAKSTLARKAADAAIGAAKTELIERGMRAGRRVVLVRPAYTTMTCSRCFARAKQPLGLAERIFRCHGCGFTACRDQNAARVILAVAERGHTRVDDVRQSDHLPRVAGPVAVRA
- a CDS encoding glycosyltransferase family 2 protein — translated: MTTLSVCVPAYNSGRTLATTLRSVLDQDAEFELVVLDNASTDDTSEIAKSFDDPRIRLLRNDTVLPIGENWDKAIRACTGQLIKVVCADDVLRPDALSTQLAVMSDPSIAISSSRFEVIDEDGEVLESGLGLAGLAGRQTPRALARTIVRRGPADFGPTAAAMFYREHYNRVGGLRGDLVFPMDVDLFARVSSFGVFFGMTEILAAWRNSSFNLCSQTSTVSKLTDMYRFHHRIASDYPELVHRGDVLAGDARLAKAAWHRLRVRTVATVRHRPDLLV
- the trpB gene encoding tryptophan synthase subunit beta, producing MIIDQVSHVTGLAGTLPDERGRFGAFGGRYVPEGLMAALLELEETYLLARADSRFSAELGELLRTRVGRPTLLHQVPRFAQTLAVPGVRVYLKREDMTHTGAHKINNALGQGLLAKRMGKTRIIAETGAGQHGVAVATVCAMLGMTCVIYMGAHDMRRQASNVMRMKLLGAEVRAVDTGSRRLKDAISESVRDWVANLATTHYLFGTSAGPAPYPMIVRDLQTVIGMETRNQILQAEGRLPDYLVACVGGGSNAIGLFHPFVDDPLVELIGVEAAGHGVETGDHAATLSAGSPGEMDGAYSYLLQDDDGQITRTHSIAAGLDYPGVGPELSYLKDNGRVTYRTATDAVALHGLHTLTRTEGIIAALESAHAVGYLLEMAEHGDLPADSTVVLGLSGRGDKDLAIAAERLIR
- a CDS encoding MarR family winged helix-turn-helix transcriptional regulator; this encodes MAVSSNTAQSLIKELYFMGRAIRAALSHPEEGHLLPGGIGVLGSLEAKGPCRQVDLAVDLCISPSTLSRHVAELVSSGDIARHADPSDGRATLIQITDEGRDLLRRVQVSRSHGLQAALADWSEDEAEQAAMVVQKLRKSLAAVAHHTTVGECQPVSTESQEVDV
- a CDS encoding MSCRAMM family protein codes for the protein MASLDAELAAFAESSWDENELWEDAERVLSEPEPVSAASVGRHSSVEQNGHRVYQVDPSSQTGLSTGGLSGSDFDGGTLGGRVHREDGRPVPSAVLTLIDQGGRQVARASGAGDGGYAISAPEVGSYVLIVSAMGHQPAAVNVSVGQRPQRLDVTMVGSGELSGVVRTAGHGVPLSGATVTLTDLRGEVVGAAVTGGDGTYVCHGVVSGVYTLVAVAEHMRPSATTLTVPDSGVLRHDIELAAMAVLAGSAWADGGRAVPDVLVSVLDAAGEVTATARTDENGCYVVTDLLEGQYTVVARGYPPVTGQVTVSGGEVAYDVRLGYEPGDR